The Nycticebus coucang isolate mNycCou1 chromosome 5, mNycCou1.pri, whole genome shotgun sequence genome window below encodes:
- the AKAP12 gene encoding A-kinase anchor protein 12 isoform X2: MLGTVTITVGQRDSEDVSERDANKEMAANSEVVPDITSDGQEMPEITEQVPSSESNLEELTQPTESQANDIGFKKVFKFVGLKFTVKKDKSEKSDAVQLLTVKKDEGEGAAGAGDHPDPSLEGGETAAKESEFQQSTEKPQGALKQEQSHTEISLQAESGQAAEEGKEEGEVKKEKESSKSPESPTSPVTSETASSFKKFFTQGWAGWRKKTSFRKPKEEDLEGSEKKKGPEPEKADTEDKEKAETSSEKPTAPEQPLPLEVMTGAQEARLSAEYEKVELPLEDQGSGLQGSPAEKLAPLATEVFDEKVEVQQEVVADVHVSTEEHTEEQEAEVQETVESLPSVETDAEPQEAEAAKEPVKAEEVCAPGEAHPQEPEPGPDEKVLPKHPEGLVSEMEMLSSQEGTEVSQVEMLSSQEGTEVSQVEMLSSQEGTEVSQVEMLSSQEGTKVSEVELLSSQEGTKVSEAEMLSSQERTKVQGSPLKKLFTSTGLKKLSGKKQKGKRGGGGDEESGEQSHIPADSPDSNDEQKGESSASSPDEPEEITCLEKGIADTPPEVEVEEGPTSDGEKKREGITPWASFKKMVTPKKRVRRPSESDKEDELDKVKSATLSSTESAASEIQEEVKGSAEEQKLEEPKRKVDTSVSWEALICVGSSKKRARKASSSDEEGAPKTLGGDSQRADETGKDKEPGTEAMLASSQEHDPGRGSSSPEQAGSPSEGEGVSTWESFKRLVTARKKSKSKLEEKNEDSVTGSGIEHSASDVEPGKEESWVSIKKFMPGRRKKRPDGKQEPGAIEDTGPAEVNEDDADVPAVVPLSEYDAVEMEKMEAQQAQKSAEKPEQTAAVDVSEELSKRLVHTVAVAVVDGTRAATSVEERSPSWISASVTEIEPVEQEEEGETTPLTGEVLEREVIAEETSMVSTSVSENRDACDNLFISEVQVTSEAVTAAETTEAFCAEEAAERSGAEETTEMVSAVSQLTDSPDTTEEATPVQEIEGGMPDIDEQERRTQEVLQAVAEKVKEESQLHGTTGPEDTIQAMQKVESELSEELEEAEEDSKSLGLEREMDVVLKVHAQQTKTEQFTQGEEVQATPESFEEAPQFIESVESSELISTGQAETSAGVKSQEITVEQAIPPDSVETLTGSETSGSAPVANLEALDAAQQDEIVETQEDDEAASRPGVTEAESVPAQKERLPASPGLQSQEEKKEQAKVEAVLEHTDEEVSVETVPILKTEVMQEAGQCADEETRDTPFVKGLEVPVDTDVMISQEKVTEIALKDEVLKEAEREKNGTVELQSPTKSLPSPVERERVGEMERESLPSPVEREMVVEVEKESLPSSLESEMVVEVERESLPTPVEREMVVQVERESLPTPVEREMVVEVEREPLPTPVEREMVVEVERESLPTPVEREMVVEVERESLPSPVGREMVVQVERESLPTPVEREMVVQVEREPLPSPVGREMVVQVEREPLPSPVGREMVVQVEREPLPSPVGREMVVQVEREPLPSPVGREMVVEVETESLPSSVEREMVVEEERDEVKAEPAQVSKEKLEQKTGVSVSEEPTVSEEPSVRLVQTFDVTVTDGEKEVSHVEGSPLPCLGEEEAICTEVQVQSSEASLTLSAAVVEEKVLGEAVKILEIGETLESAGAHLVLEEKPTEKGEDFTALPGEEAEPTGPESRAESIPEITSATSEKGLCSDLEGEKTTSRKWKSDEVSEQVVYQEVRVSVARQEDLKAGDDVLELETESSKLVKNIIQTAVDQLAVDQFVRTEETAIEAFTSDLQTQTHLVRAESQGAGQKTEKEESEWKASAQDETQTSAVKEETELSAGRPVHSDVSKDMSDASEKTTEVESCSVNDQQLEELLLPSEKAGDGTGTQSVPEDDGGSLLEGIEKSRFESKEDEKGEAVDYPENQNSALAYTYASGDLTKESSDTNGLTQKEEDAQEAGFQEGKVLSESDTEIKTKTQEETEKQERESATPELKES, encoded by the exons ATGCTGGGGACCGTGACCATCACAG TTGGGCAGAGAGACTCTGAAGATGTGAGTGAAAGAGACGCCAATAAAGAGATGGCTGCTAACTCAGAGGTGGTTCCTGACATCACAAGTGACGGGCAGGAGATGCCTGAAATAACTGAGCAGGTTCCTTCTTCAGAAAGCAATCTAGAAGAGTTAACACAACCTACTGAGTCCCAGGCTAATGATATCGGATTTAAGAAGGTGTTTAAGTTTGTGGGCCTTAAATTCACTGTGAAAAAGGATAAGAGCGAGAAGTCTGATGCTGTCCAACTGCTCACCGTCAAGAAAGACGAAGGCGAGGGAGCAGCTGGGGCAGGCGACCATCCGGATCCCAGCTTGGAGGGAGGGGAGACTGCTGCCAAAGAAAGTGAGTTCCAGCAGTCCACAGAGAAACCCCAGGGGGCCCTCAAGCAAGAACAAAGCCAcacagaaatttctcttcaagctGAGTCTGGGCAAGCAGCAGAGGAAggcaaggaggaaggagaagtcaaaaaggaaaaagagtccAGCAAGTCCCCAGAGTCCCCGACTAGTCCAGTGACCAGCGAAACAGCATCTTCCTTCAAGAAATTCTTCACTCAAGGATGGGCCGGCTGGCGGAAGAAGACCAGTTTCAGGAAGCCAAAGGAGGAGGACCTGGAGggttcagagaagaaaaagggacCAGAGCCAGAAAAGGCAGACACAGAGGACAAAGAAAAGGCAGAAACCAGCTCTGAGAAACCCACTGCTCCTGAACAGCCGCTTCCACTGGAGGTGATGACAGGTGCTCAGGAGGCCAGACTATCAGCCGAGTATGAGAAAGTAGAGCTGCctttggaagaccaaggcagTGGCTTGCAGGGGTCTCCTGCAGAGAAACTCGCTCCGTTGGCAACAGAAGTCTTTGATGAAAAAGTAGAAGTCCAGCAAGAAGTTGTTGCAGATGTGCATGTCAGCACTGAGGAGCACACGGAGGAGCAGGAGGCCGAGGTGCAGGAGACAGTGGAGTCTTTGCCTTCAGTAGAAACAGATGCTGAACCTCAAGAAGCTGAAGCTGCCAAGGAGCCAGTAAAGGCTGAAGAAGTTTGTGCCCCTGGAGAGGCCCACCCCCAGGAGCCTGAACCAGGCCCTGATGAAAAAGTGTTGCCCAAACATCCAGAAGGCCTTGTAAGCGAGATGGAGATGCTGTCCTCCCAGGAGGGGACTGAGGTGAGCCAGGTGGAGATGCTGTCCTCCCAGGAGGGGACTGAGGTGAGCCAGGTGGAGATGCTGTCCTCCCAGGAGGGGACTGAGGTGAGCCAAGTGGAGATGCTGTCCTCCCAGGAGGGGACTAAGGTGAGCGAGGTGGAGTTGCTGTCCTCCCAGGAGGGGACTAAGGTGAGCGAGGCGGAGATGCTGTCCTCCCAGGAGAGGACTAAGGTGCAGGGAAGTCCACTGAAGAAACTTTTTACCAGCACTGGCTTAAAAAAGCTCTCTGGAAAGaagcagaaagggaaaagaggaggaggaggggatgaAGAGTCCGGGGAGCAGAGTCACATTCCAGCAGATTCTCCAGATAGTAATGATGAGCAAAAGGGTGAGAGCTCTGCGTCCTCCCCCGACGAGCCTGAGGAGATCACCTGCCTGGAGAAGGGGATAGCGGACACGCCCCCGGAGGTAGAAGTTGAAGAAGGACCCACTTCTGAtggtgaaaagaaaagagagggcatTACTCCCTGGGCGTCTTTCAAAAAGATGGTGACACCCAAGAAACGTGTCAGAAGGCCTTCTGAAAGTGATAAAGAAGATGAGCTGGACAAGGTGAAAAGTGCCACCCTGTCCTCCACAGAGAGCGCAGCCTCCGAGATTCAAGAAGAAGTCAAAGGAAGTGCAGAAGAGCAAAAGCTGGAAGAACCGAAGCGCAAGGTGGATACTTCAGTGTCTTGGGAAGCTTTGATCTGTGTGGGATCATCTAAGAAAAGGGCAAGGAAAGCATCATCTTCTGATGAGGAGGGAGCCCCAAAGACACTGGGAGGAGACAGCCAAAGAGCAGATGAGACCGGAAAAGACAAAGAACCAGGAACTGAGGCCATGCTGGCTAGTTCCCAAGAACACGACCCAGGGCGGGGAAGCTCCTCACCTGAGCAAGCTGGAAGCCCTTCTGAAGGGGAGGGTGTCTCCACCTGGGAGTCATTTAAAAGATTGGTCACTGCAAGAAAAAAGTCAAAGTCAAAACTGGAAGAGAAAAACGAAGACTCTGTGACTGGGTCTGGGATAGAACATTCAGCTTCAGATGTTGAACCCGGGAAAGAGGAATCGTGGGTCTCGATCAAGAAGTTTATGCCTGGACGAAGGAAAAAAAGGCCAGATGGGAAACAAGAACCAGGCGCTATTGAAGATACAGGGCCAGCAGAGGTCAATGAAGATGATGCTGACGTCCCAGCCGTAGTCCCTCTGTCTGAATATGATGCGgtagaaatggagaaaatggaaGCACAGCAAGCCCAAAAAAGTGCGGAGAAGCCCGAGCAGACAGCAGCTGTGGATGTATCCGAGGAGCTCAGTAAGAGACTGGTTCACACAGTGGCTGTGGCTGTTGTTGATGGAACCAGGGCAGCTACCAGTGTTGAAGAGAGGTCTCCTTCCTGGATATCTGCTTCCGTGACTGAAATTGAACCTGTCGAACAAGAAGAAGAAGGTGAAACCACACCATTAACTGGGGAGGTGCTTGAAAGAGAAGTGATTGCAGAAGAAACCTCCATGGTTTCCACATCTGTGTCAGAGAACAGAGATGCCTGTGACAACTTGTTCATCAGTGAGGTGCAGGTAACTTCTGAAGCTGTGACAGCTGCAGAAACAACAGAAGCATTTTGTGCTGAAGAAGCAGCCGAAAGATCGGGGGCTGAAGAGACCACAGAAATGGTGTCAGCAGTTTCCCAGTTAACCGACTCTCCGGACACCACAGAGGAAGCCACACCAGTTCAGGAGATAGAAGGTGGTATGCCAGACATAGATGAGCAAGAGAGGCGGACGCAAGAGGTCCTACAGGCGGTTGCAGAAAAAGTGAAAGAGGAATCTCAGCTGCATGGCACCACTGGGCCAGAAGACACAATTCAGGCCATGCAGAAAGTAGAATCAGAACTATCAGAGGAGCTGGAAGAAGCAGAGGAGGATTCTAAATCATTAGGCCTAGAGAGAGAAATGGATGTAGTGTTGAAAGTGCATGCACAACAGACTAAAACTGAGCAATTTACACAAGGGGAGGAGGTACAGGCCACCCCAGAAAGCTTCGAAGAAGCTCCTCAATTCATAGAGAGTGTAGAGTCCAGTGAGCTTATAAGCACTGGTCAAGCTGAAACCTCAGCTGGGGTAAAATCACAGGAGATTACAGTAGAACAAGCCATCCCCCCTGACTCAGTTGAAACCCTCACAGGCAGTGAGACCAGTGGCAGTGCCCCAGTAGCAAATCTGGAAGCTCTAGATGCGGCACAGCAAGATGAGATCGTGGAAACCCAGGAAGATGATGAGGCTGCATCCAGACCAGGGGTCACAGAAGCAGAGTCTGTTCCTGCACAGAAAGAGAGGCTTCCAGCATCTCCTGGTCTTCAAtcccaggaagaaaagaaagagcaagcaAAAGTGGAAGCTGTTCTAGAACATACAGATGAAGAGGTATCCGTGGAAACTGTACCCATTCTGAAGACTGAAGTGATGCAAGAGGCTGGCCAGTGTGCTGATGAAGAAACCAGAGACACACCATTTGTCAAAGGACTTGAAGTGCCTGTAGACACAGATGTGATGATCAGTCAGGAAAAGGTCACTGAAATTGCTCttaaagatgaagtgctgaaagAAGCTGAACGTGAAAAGAATGGCACTGTTGAACTCCAGAGTCCTACCaagtctctcccctccccagtggagagagagagggtagGTGAGATGGAAAGAGAATCTCTCCCATCCCCAGTGGAGAGAGAGATGGTAGTTGAAGTGGAAAAGGAGTCCCTCCCATCCTCACTGGAGAGTGAGATGGTAGTTGAGGTAGAAAGGGAATCTCTCCCAACCCCAGTGGAGAGAGAGATGGTAGTTCAGGTAGAAAGGGAATCTCTCCCAACCCCAGTGGAGAGAGAGATGGTAGTTGAGGTAGAAAGGGAGCCTCTCCCAACCCCAGTGGAGAGAGAGATGGTAGTTGAGGTAGAAAGGGAATCTCTCCCAACCCCAGTGGAGAGAGAGATGGTAGTTGAGGTAGAAAGGGAATCTCTCCCATCCCCAGTGGGGAGAGAGATGGTAGTTCAGGTAGAAAGGGAATCTCTCCCAACCCCAGTGGAGAGAGAGATGGTAGTTCAGGTAGAAAGGGAGCCTCTCCCATCCCCAGTGGGGAGAGAGATGGTAGTTCAGGTAGAAAGGGAGCCTCTCCCATCCCCAGTGGGGAGAGAGATGGTAGTTCAGGTAGAAAGGGAGCCTCTCCCATCCCCAGTGGGGAGAGAGATGGTAGTTCAGGTAGAAAGGGAGCCTCTCCCATCCCCAGTGGGGAGAGAGATGGTAGTTGAGGTAGAAACGGAATCTCTCCCATCTTCAGTGGAGAGAGAGATGGTTGTTGAAGAAGAAAGGGATGAAGTCAAAGCAGAGCCAGCTCAAGTGAGCAAAGAGAAACTTGAGCAAAAAACAGGTGTTAGCGTATCTGAAGAACCCACTGTATCTGAAGAACCCAGCGTACGACTGGTTCAGACCTTTGATGTGACTGTCACAGATGGGGAGAAGGAAGTTAGCCATGTGGAAGGAAGCCCTCTTCCTTGCCTAGGTGAAGAGGAGGCAATATGCACAGAAGTTCAAGTTCAGAGCTCTGAGGCATCATTAACTCTATCTGCTGCAGTAGTGGAGGAGAAGGTTTTAGGAGAAGCTGTCAAAATTTTAGAGATAGGTGAAACTTTGGAGTCTGCAGGTGCACATTTAGTACTGGAAGAGAAACCCACTGAAAAAGGTGAAGACTTCACAGCTCTGCCCGGAGAAGAAGCTGAGCCTACAGGGCCTGAGTCTCGGGCAGAATCAATACCAGAAATAACGTCTGCCACTAGTGAAAAAGGCTTATGTTCTGACCTGGAAGGAGAGAAAACCACATCACGGAAATGGAAGTCAGATGAAGTCAGTGAGCAGGTTGTATACCAGGAAGTCAGAGTGAGTGTAGCAAGACAGGAAGATTTAAAGGCTGGCGATGACGTTTTGGAACTTGAGACTGAGAGCAGTAAACTCGTCAAAAACATAATTCAGACTGCCGTCGACCAGTTAGCCGTCGACCAGTTCGTACGTACAGAAGAGACAGCCATCGAAGCATTTACATCTGATTTGCAGACTCAGACTCACCTGGTGAGAGCCGAGAGCCAGGGAGCTggacagaaaacagagaaagaagagagtgaATGGAAGGCCTCTGCACAGGATGAAACCCAAACTAGTGCTGTCAAAGAGGAGACAGAGCTGAGTGCTGGGAGACCAGTGCATTCTGATGTTTCCAAAGACATGAGTGATGCTTCAGAAAAAACCACTGAGGTAGAGAGCTGCAGTGTAAATGACCAGCAGCTGGAAGAGCTACTTCTCCCATCTGAGAAAGCAGGAGATGGAACTGGAACACAGTCTGTGCCAGAAGATGATGGTGGTTCCCTGTTAGAAGGAATAGAGAAGTCACGGTTTGaatccaaagaagatgaaaaaggtGAAGCTGTTGATTACCCTGAGAACCAAAACTCAGCCCTGGCATATACGTACGCCTCAGGAGACTTAACCAAAGAGTCCTCAGATACAAATGGACTGACACAAAAAGAGGAGGATGCCCAGGAAGCAGGATTTCAGGAAGGAAAAGTGCTCAGTGAGTCAGACACGGAGATCAAAACCAAAACGCAGGAGGAGACAGAGAAACAAGAGAGGGAATCAGCAACGCCAGAACTTAAAGAATCTTAA